In the genome of Arabidopsis thaliana chromosome 4, partial sequence, the window GATTTCCCATTTCATATTTTGAACTCATATTATATTCcttgaaatcttttttaacGTCCTAGTATTCAAATTGTATATCATGTTTTGTacttttatatacatataattatatatttaaattgcaTTGTCCGTCTTTATATAGACTCCACGAATCAATTTATCTTTCTGTatgcttgtttgttttttatgtggACTCCATCATTACTAGACAAAGTGTTAATTTAGCAAATGATCAAAGGAATCaatttatattgttattaACAATTTCTGAATTTGAATCGGATGGTGATACATCGACAATCACTAGTATAAATTAGTagactatataatataagccaagctaacaaaaaaaaactaacatgcAATATGGagtttttaatatgtattgTAAGTTAATTACTAGTTGTTGCCCcacagaacaaaaaagaagaagaagaagaagaagaaaatatctagtttttgaatacaaaaaacaCCGGTCGTTTTGTCCAACAGAAGAGTTACATAAGAAATATGCGATTTTCACAAAGAAAATAGTTGTTTCGTTTTAGTACTAATTAAGTATTCAAATTAACTTGATCGTTTCCAACGGAATAATACTACCCAAGAACTAGCAACTAGGCTTCTTAGGAACTGGGCTCATTGAGCCCATTAAAGGCCTACTTGCAATTGAATTACGTATGCATTAATGCATGTCAGCATATGGTTGCCAAAAACGTGATTATCATTTGTCTTTGGGTCTTCCTGTCCGTCAAGGTCTTTAAactgaaataaaaattgaatcgaACTAGAACAACGTTTAGTTTGTGAGTATGTCCTTgcctaaaagcctaaaaccAACTTTATTCTGAATAACAAACAgttgaacaaaatcaaagttttcgTAAACCCTGATCATGGCCATTTTTGGTACGGATCTCATGCTCTTTTAATGGTTGGTACGTTATTTCGAAAAATAGAAAGACTTATCTATTTAAATCCTGCAAATGACCACAAActgttttccattttttttgtctccatCCATATCGTATTGAAAACTACTTTCTAGCATATCAATCCTCTTTAAACAGCTCAACTCAAGTTATAAGAAATAGTAGAGCAATTGGTATTTCGAAATACAGAGAAATTTATTTCGTTGTCAATACCattgtgtttgttgtgtttttgttttatagtgAATGCTTGGAAATCtaaaaattttgttgtttagctAGATCAAGTAAAGTAATTTATTGCAAGAGTATAAGCTTTCCTCTCAATAATTGCATTGAAAAACATTTGGATTCAATGCAGctacatatattaaataaaattgttcaATGGAGACACAAATGCATTTGTGCAATTCCATGTGatgcagtaaaaaaaaaatcacactCCCAAAATATCTCTCTCTACAACACAAGTCAACAACACAATATTCACAGTCACAAGCTATATGccttttcttatttatagCTTCATCTAGATTctgttcaattttttttccatttattattGCATTCTTGATTACTTCTGTCTAAAAGATTCACAATCAATTAGAACTTGTTTAGTAGGTGGAACTTAAAAACCATTATTAGTTAACTTATCAAGAACGGAATCAAACTAGTGCATCCATTCAAATGACAAATGTAACAATTTGTCAAAACATGTGATTCAATATTTTACACTAAAATGCATTGAAATAACAAAGTggaacaaaaggaaaaagaagaaaaacccgTGATATGATTCATGCAATCATAAGTTGAACATAAACAGTAAAACTTAACAATACAAAGGCAAATGTGACATAACTACACAAGGAACAAATAAGAACTCTTTTTGATAATCTTGTCCCCTCTCTCATATCATCAATGCTTCTTCAACCACATCCACTCTGTTTTTCATAAtctcacactctctctctctctctctctctctctcacacacacacactcacaCAAAACTCATTAATCCACTGAAACAATCACTATTCATTCTCTTTCCTTAAGTGTCAAACTCTTGAAAAAACTACtttgaaggaaaaaatgtctaagaagaagaaaggcaGCAACAACTTTaagcttctctgtttcttcctgTTTTTGGGTGGTTTGGTTCAGACAGATGCTTCTTTTGGAGTAGGAGGCGGCGTTGGAGTAGGAAtcggcggcggcggcggtggCGGTGGCGGTGGTGTTTGGGTTGGCGGTGGATACAACAACGGTGGAAATCGTAATGCTGTTCCAGGATCATCAGCTCCAAACAGGGTAGCTTACAATGCTCTTCAAGTTTGGAAATCAGCCATGAGAGAGGATCCATCAAATGTTCTCAAAACATGGGTTGGATCAGATGTTTGTTCTTACAAAGGTGTGTTCTGTTCTGGTCAATCTATAACCTCTATAGATCTTAACCATGCAAATCTCAAAGGCACACTTGTCAAAGACCTAGCTTTACTCTCAGACCTCAATATTCTCCATCTCAACAGTAACAGATTCTCAGGGCAAATCCCAGATTCTTTCAAATCTTTAGCTTCTCttcaagaacttgatctaagcaacAATAAACTCTCAGGTCCTTTCCCTTTAGTCACACTCTACATACCAAATCTGGTTTACCTCGATCTCCGGTTTAATAGTTTAACCGGTTTCATCCCTGAAGAGCTTTTCAACAAACGGTTAGACGCGATTCTCCTCAATAACAATCAATTCGTCGGAGAAATCCCAAGAAACCTCGGAAATTCTCCGGCTTCGGTTATTAATCTCGCGAATAACAGATTTTCCGGCGAAATTCCGACGAGTTTTGGTCTGACGGGATCGAGGGTTAAGGaagttttgcttttgaatAACCAGTTAACCGGTTGTATACCGGAATCTGTTGGTATGTTCTCTGAAATTGAAGTCTTTGACGTTAGCTACAATGCATTGATGGGTCATGTTCCAGATACGATCTCTTGCTTGTCGGcgattgaaattttgaatcttgCTCACAATAAATTCTCTGGGGAGGTTCCTGATTTGGTTTGTTCGTTGAGGAATCTTATTAATCTCACTGTTGCgttcaatttcttctctgGGTTTAGCTCTGAATGTTCTTCCAGGGTTAGTTTCGGGTTTGATTTCGTTGGGAATTGTATTCCCGGGAGGAATTCGCAGCGGCCGCAGCCGGATTGTTCCGGTTATTCCGGCGGAGCTATGAGCTGTTTTAGGATTCCGACGCAGCCTTTGGCTTGTGCTGCGATAAGTGTTGGATTGAGAGAGAGTAATAATCAATACTACACTTCATCTCCTCCATGAAAGTTTCTAAAGTTAgaagcttttttttattaatggttGATGCTGAATGATCTATCTTTTTTGTAACTTATTAATTAGTTGATTAGTGACCAAATTAAACGTTAATTCCTCTTCTGTGTAATCCAATCGTTGCTAATGTTGTTTTGTAAGCAGaagaattttgtaaaaatctaACGTAAGAATAAGGTGCCCAGTAAATGTAATTAAAGCAAAGACTTGGCTTAGTGAATTTCACCGGAAAATATCTTGTTTTGAATCAATTAGATGAATGAGTGATCAAGCAATGTATGTAGTACACCGCATTTGGGACTTTGAAAGAACAATCACCCACGGCAAAACCTTGCAAGTCACTCCATTGATCACCGGTGGATATAGTATAGATGGCtaaattagttatatatatatatatactatactACCAATTTATGTTTAGGGGTTTTCATGAACCCGACCATAACAGAAACATGTTTTACGGGACCATGATAATTCTACATTCCCTTAGGGGAGGGTTGTTTAGTTCATGGGAAAAGTATGTGTTGAAATATGTAAATACACACCAACAAACGcacatatcatatatatatggtatacAAGCTCACATCAAAAGTGGATTCTAACCAAAGAATAATACAACGAAAAATGTTTGCTAAAGAGAAGACAATAATGGAGGAGGACCGCGTGAGATTCATATGCAAAAGAACCGTGGTGAGCACTAGATCGATTGAACCAGGGCGATTATACCAGTTATCAGTATTGGACCACGTCATGGAACCAAACCACATTCGTCTAGTCTACTATTACCGGTGTTCCAAGACTAGAGAACCGGgagaaatcacaaaaaaattaagggAGTCATTAGCATACACACTCAATTGTTATCCGATTGTAACCGGGAGACTGGTTAAAGAAGTTGATGGTATGGAAGAGAATAAGGATTTAAGCCAACGATGGATGGTAAAGAGCAACGACGCCGGCGTGAGGATGGTGGAGGCCAGAGCAACCGGGTCAGTTAAGGAATGGCTTAGGAGTGTAAATAGAGAGGAAGAACTCAAGCTTGTTCATTGGGAAGACATGTATCATCTTCAATATTATTGGTCTACCTTCTGTGTTCAGGTATATTCAATCcggtttattttggtttggtttagtaCGGTCTGGTTTTGTcttactttttcttgtttatttttatctacAGGTAACTGAGTTTGAAAGTGGTGGGTTAGCTATTGGATTGAGTTGTAGCCATCTCTTAGCCGATCCAGTTTGTGCAATGATGTTTATTCGAGCTTGGGCAGATTTAACTTTGTCTCGGTCCATGATGGCTCCACCACTATTCCACCCGTTGCCGCCTCGCCGGTTTTCCAACCAAAGACTAATCTCTAACAACCAACTGCTTAGCCATTACATCAAATCTTGCTCTCTAACGGCTTCACCGTCAAACATGACCGAGGACCATATGGTCACCGTTACTTTTCTGTTCCCGGATCCGCTGGTCAGAGCCGGCGAGAATGAGCCAAGGATTTCgacatttgagattttggCTGGACTCTTTTGGGTCTGTGTGAGTCGAGccaaaggaaaaagaaacgaGCTCATGGACATGTCCTTGTGCTTAGACGTTAGGAAATTGTTGCGTTTAGACCAAAGTTATTTTGGTAATTGCATGGTTTATCACAAGGTTCCCTACTCCAAACCGGTTAAAACCAAAGATAAACTCTTATTCCACGCTGTTCAAGAGATTGAGAGCATAACCAAGAGACTAGACTACGACACGGTCATGGACTTGATTGAGTGGTTGAGTAGCAATAACGGTGCGATATCAAATGGTTCGGATCTCGTGTGTACTAATTTAGAAAACATGTCTCATTCACGTCCGATGATGTTCGAGGAGGATTTGGCTCTGAGCCACGTATCTTGCTATGTAGAAGGGCCTGTAGCTGGAGGTGGACAGGTCATAGTGCTTCCCTCACCGCCCGGTAAGGAACCAATGAGCCGAGTGGTTATGGTCAGTCTTCCTCAAAGAGTGATGGTTAAGGTTATAGAAGACGAGCTTCTTTTAAGCTTTTCTCCGGTCGTAATTATGGAAGATACAAAGCAATTATAATTATACTTTATATGAAAGTATTAGTTAATGTTTATACTAAAGATCAATGTAATATAGGAGCAAAGGTAATATTAACGTCTAAAACACATAAGTGGTTGTTACTCAATACATAAAATCAGAAATGAATAGTGATCAAGGAATGTAGTACATGGGATTTGGGACTTTGAAAGAACGATCAGCCACGGCAAAACCTTGCAAGTCACTCCATTGATCACCGCTATTGCCACGGATTTTGAAACCTTCCTCAATCAGTTTCGATCGCTGCTCGGATTTGTAATTTGTAGCTGACTTCCCTTGATCATTTGGACCTCTGCATAGGTATATACCGATTTGGTATTGTTAATGTTTTGGAAATTGAGATACACGAAATTTGGTTCAAGTCTTCTGATTTTTATGTGTTTACCTCAAGAGGAGACGTTCCCAACCGGAATAACCGGCATCCCGGAGATTTGTCTCGGTGGAAGTCCTTTGATGCTCGTCCCGACCGGTTAGCAAAATGATAGTGAAACCAAGTTTCTTGAGAGCATTGTACAGTCTCAAGCTCGCATCAAAAGCTGGAGCTGTTCCTTGTTCCACCCACTCACTAAATTTATTATCGTCATACGGTTCAGACCTACTCGaccagaaacaaaagaaaaaaaaaaacaataaccgATCAGCACGCTAGAGAAAACGCAGCAATTACAACAGAACCGGAAGTCTTAAACCTAGAACCGGATCTAAATTCGTAATTCTTAAACCTACTCTAAGATTCCGGTTTAGTAATAGGGTCAACGAAGTAAAGTCAAATAGTCACCGTTGATTATTgtagataaaaacaaaatccaacgGCTAATAATAGATAGAACATACCCGTAACCATGAGCCTTGTAGTAGTCAATATTCGTGAGAAGCGTCTCGTCGATATCGAAGATCCACACGTCCTTGCCGTCGCCGGAAATTTCAACCGATTTCGCAAACGCGAGAGCATAATCGACGATGACACTGTAATCGGATAAAAACTGGTCTCCGTTAAGATACTCGGCGACGGAATCCACGCAGATTGACGGAATCAGATCCCAAGTTCCGACGTTATTGGTCTCGGCGGCTAATCTCCAGCTGTCGCAGTAGCGAGATCCGTCGCTTCCGGGAAGCTTGATGAAGGAAGTTCGAATAGAAATGGAGGGATTGAttaagaagacgaagacgaagaagaagaagaaccaaatcGAAAGGCTACGAAGAGACGCCATTGGAGAGATTTAGAAAAAGAGATAATGATGTCTCCCATTTATTATTGGTTATCGTTTCGCAACTcttaccaaaccaaaaactttaattagttaattagttAGCAGAATCaagaattttatatatagaaaaatgttGATCAAATCAATTGGATTAGAGTATAACTACTATCTAAGCATTATCTGGATTTTGTTTCACAATtatgatcaaaattatttgGTTAATCAGTCCCCTTTTCTTACATACCAGTGACGTATGAATCCTACTAAAAATATAGGACGTGGTACATTAAGAATGGCTACATTCGGTGAATTATGGGATACATTCATAAATCCTTATTCAtacataaatgataaattatCATGCAATATATCAATGGCAGATGGTGATCAAGCAACATAGTACATGGGATTTGGGACTTTGAAAGAACGAGAAGCCACGGCAAAACCTAGCAAGTCACTCCATTGATCTCCAGTATTACCATGGATTGTGTAGCCTTCTTTTACAACTTGTGATCGCTGCTCTGATTTGTATTGTGTTGCTGTTTTCCCTTGATCATTTTGACCCCTGCATTTACCGGTTCATAAGTTTAGTAAATTAGTTAGTAGATtggtaaacaaaacaagagaagtGGTTTGGTATAGCTTTTTACCTCAAGAGGAGTCGGTTCCAACCGAAATAACCGGCATCCCGAAGATTTTTCTCGGTGACACTTCTATGACCTTCGTCTCGGCCAGTTAGTAAAATGATAGTGAAACCAAGTTTCTTGAGAGCTTTGTAGAGCCTCAAGCTCGCATCATAACCTGggtcttttcctttttccacCACCTCATTGTATTTAATACTATCGTACGGTTCAGACCTAAATCCACCATCAACAAATCACTCGGTACAATATCgaaaaataacac includes:
- a CDS encoding Leucine-rich repeat (LRR) family protein (Leucine-rich repeat (LRR) family protein; INVOLVED IN: biological_process unknown; LOCATED IN: endomembrane system; EXPRESSED IN: 19 plant structures; EXPRESSED DURING: 13 growth stages; CONTAINS InterPro DOMAIN/s: Leucine-rich repeat-containing N-terminal domain, type 2 (InterPro:IPR013210), Leucine-rich repeat (InterPro:IPR001611); BEST Arabidopsis thaliana protein match is: Leucine-rich repeat (LRR) family protein (TAIR:AT2G19780.1); Has 63461 Blast hits to 20951 proteins in 903 species: Archae - 14; Bacteria - 2781; Metazoa - 8815; Fungi - 480; Plants - 47912; Viruses - 34; Other Eukaryotes - 3425 (source: NCBI BLink).); its protein translation is MSKKKKGSNNFKLLCFFLFLGGLVQTDASFGVGGGVGVGIGGGGGGGGGGVWVGGGYNNGGNRNAVPGSSAPNRVAYNALQVWKSAMREDPSNVLKTWVGSDVCSYKGVFCSGQSITSIDLNHANLKGTLVKDLALLSDLNILHLNSNRFSGQIPDSFKSLASLQELDLSNNKLSGPFPLVTLYIPNLVYLDLRFNSLTGFIPEELFNKRLDAILLNNNQFVGEIPRNLGNSPASVINLANNRFSGEIPTSFGLTGSRVKEVLLLNNQLTGCIPESVGMFSEIEVFDVSYNALMGHVPDTISCLSAIEILNLAHNKFSGEVPDLVCSLRNLINLTVAFNFFSGFSSECSSRVSFGFDFVGNCIPGRNSQRPQPDCSGYSGGAMSCFRIPTQPLACAAISVGLRESNNQYYTSSPP
- a CDS encoding Leucine-rich repeat (LRR) family protein, which gives rise to MSKKKKGSNNFKLLCFFLFLGGLVQTDASFGVGGGVGVGIGGGGGGGGGGVWVGGGYNNGGNRNAVPGSSAPNRVAYNALQVWKSAMREDPSNVLKTWVGSDVCSYKGVFCSGQSITSIDLNHANLKGTLVKDLALLSDLNILHLNSNRFSGQIPDSFKSLASLQELDLSNNKLSELFNKRLDAILLNNNQFVGEIPRNLGNSPASVINLANNRFSGEIPTSFGLTGSRVKEVLLLNNQLTGCIPESVGMFSEIEVFDVSYNALMGHVPDTISCLSAIEILNLAHNKFSGEVPDLVCSLRNLINLTVAFNFFSGFSSECSSRVSFGFDFVGNCIPGRNSQRPQPDCSGYSGGAMSCFRIPTQPLACAAISVGLRESNNQYYTSSPP
- a CDS encoding HXXXD-type acyl-transferase family protein (HXXXD-type acyl-transferase family protein; FUNCTIONS IN: transferase activity, transferring acyl groups other than amino-acyl groups, transferase activity; INVOLVED IN: biological_process unknown; LOCATED IN: cellular_component unknown; EXPRESSED IN: leaf whorl, sepal, flower; EXPRESSED DURING: petal differentiation and expansion stage; CONTAINS InterPro DOMAIN/s: Transferase (InterPro:IPR003480); BEST Arabidopsis thaliana protein match is: HXXXD-type acyl-transferase family protein (TAIR:AT5G02890.1); Has 30201 Blast hits to 17322 proteins in 780 species: Archae - 12; Bacteria - 1396; Metazoa - 17338; Fungi - 3422; Plants - 5037; Viruses - 0; Other Eukaryotes - 2996 (source: NCBI BLink).) codes for the protein MFAKEKTIMEEDRVRFICKRTVVSTRSIEPGRLYQLSVLDHVMEPNHIRLVYYYRCSKTREPGEITKKLRESLAYTLNCYPIVTGRLVKEVDGMEENKDLSQRWMVKSNDAGVRMVEARATGSVKEWLRSVNREEELKLVHWEDMYHLQYYWSTFCVQVTEFESGGLAIGLSCSHLLADPVCAMMFIRAWADLTLSRSMMAPPLFHPLPPRRFSNQRLISNNQLLSHYIKSCSLTASPSNMTEDHMVTVTFLFPDPLVRAGENEPRISTFEILAGLFWVCVSRAKGKRNELMDMSLCLDVRKLLRLDQSYFGNCMVYHKVPYSKPVKTKDKLLFHAVQEIESITKRLDYDTVMDLIEWLSSNNGAISNGSDLVCTNLENMSHSRPMMFEEDLALSHVSCYVEGPVAGGGQVIVLPSPPGKEPMSRVVMVSLPQRVMVKVIEDELLLSFSPVVIMEDTKQL
- a CDS encoding HAD superfamily, subfamily IIIB acid phosphatase (HAD superfamily, subfamily IIIB acid phosphatase; FUNCTIONS IN: acid phosphatase activity; INVOLVED IN: biological_process unknown; LOCATED IN: plasma membrane, vacuole; EXPRESSED IN: 26 plant structures; EXPRESSED DURING: 15 growth stages; CONTAINS InterPro DOMAIN/s: Acid phosphatase (Class B) (InterPro:IPR005519), Vegetative storage protein/acid phosphatase (InterPro:IPR014403), Acid phosphatase, plant (InterPro:IPR010028); BEST Arabidopsis thaliana protein match is: HAD superfamily, subfamily IIIB acid phosphatase (TAIR:AT4G29270.1); Has 713 Blast hits to 710 proteins in 181 species: Archae - 0; Bacteria - 300; Metazoa - 2; Fungi - 0; Plants - 366; Viruses - 0; Other Eukaryotes - 45 (source: NCBI BLink).) gives rise to the protein MASLRSLSIWFFFFFVFVFLINPSISIRTSFIKLPGSDGSRYCDSWRLAAETNNVGTWDLIPSICVDSVAEYLNGDQFLSDYSVIVDYALAFAKSVEISGDGKDVWIFDIDETLLTNIDYYKAHGYGSEPYDDNKFSEWVEQGTAPAFDASLRLYNALKKLGFTIILLTGRDEHQRTSTETNLRDAGYSGWERLLLRGPNDQGKSATNYKSEQRSKLIEEGFKIRGNSGDQWSDLQGFAVADRSFKVPNPMYYIP
- a CDS encoding HAD superfamily, subfamily IIIB acid phosphatase (HAD superfamily, subfamily IIIB acid phosphatase; FUNCTIONS IN: acid phosphatase activity; INVOLVED IN: biological_process unknown; LOCATED IN: endomembrane system; EXPRESSED IN: 7 plant structures; EXPRESSED DURING: petal differentiation and expansion stage, D bilateral stage; CONTAINS InterPro DOMAIN/s: Acid phosphatase (Class B) (InterPro:IPR005519), Vegetative storage protein/acid phosphatase (InterPro:IPR014403), Acid phosphatase, plant (InterPro:IPR010028); BEST Arabidopsis thaliana protein match is: HAD superfamily, subfamily IIIB acid phosphatase (TAIR:AT4G29260.1); Has 719 Blast hits to 714 proteins in 195 species: Archae - 0; Bacteria - 324; Metazoa - 0; Fungi - 0; Plants - 383; Viruses - 0; Other Eukaryotes - 12 (source: NCBI BLink).), with the protein product MTFSRSSSITFFIVALFTVLINPAISSRAASFIKLPRSSIASYCESWRLAAETNNVGPWKVIPSQCENYIKNYINGGQFDKDYDVVASYAIDYAKTVKVGGDGKDAWVFDIDETLLSNIEYYKANGYGSEPYDSIKYNEVVEKGKDPGYDASLRLYKALKKLGFTIILLTGRDEGHRSVTEKNLRDAGYFGWNRLLLRGQNDQGKTATQYKSEQRSQVVKEGYTIHGNTGDQWSDLLGFAVASRSFKVPNPMYYVA